The proteins below come from a single Gimesia alba genomic window:
- a CDS encoding pentapeptide repeat-containing protein gives MANPEHVYLIKQCSDEKMKEEIPSDDVPMPVMDLTGLFLNDADLSGADLRMLSLNCNVLEGANLRGANISKSDLRFVNLEYADLAEANLSEAVMFGIFLTGANLTNADLAKAKLHSSKLDQAIFKNANLSGTLLGSANLEAANLWGSNCCGAKMRNAKLTNADLTDANLENADLRGTIFSGADLTGVNLKDAHVESRDWLDELKRCDPPVKGFRADDWSVHVELDDLEIELCTIVRA, from the coding sequence ATGGCTAATCCGGAGCACGTCTATCTAATAAAGCAATGTTCTGATGAAAAAATGAAAGAGGAGATACCTTCCGACGATGTCCCAATGCCCGTCATGGATCTTACAGGTTTATTTTTAAATGATGCTGATCTCAGCGGTGCTGATCTACGAATGTTGAGTTTAAATTGTAATGTCTTAGAAGGGGCTAATTTAAGAGGCGCGAATATTAGTAAGTCAGATTTAAGATTTGTCAATCTGGAATATGCTGATTTAGCGGAGGCTAATTTGAGCGAAGCAGTTATGTTTGGGATCTTCTTGACGGGAGCAAATCTAACGAATGCAGATTTAGCCAAAGCAAAATTGCATAGTTCAAAATTAGATCAAGCCATTTTCAAAAATGCGAATTTGAGCGGCACTTTGTTAGGCAGTGCGAATTTAGAAGCAGCAAATTTATGGGGTTCTAATTGTTGCGGCGCCAAAATGAGAAATGCAAAATTAACTAACGCTGATTTGACGGACGCCAACCTCGAAAACGCCGATTTAAGAGGAACGATATTCAGTGGTGCCGATCTCACAGGAGTAAATCTTAAAGATGCTCATGTAGAATCTCGCGATTGGCTTGATGAACTTAAGCGGTGTGATCCTCCGGTAAAGGGGTTTCGAGCAGATGACTGGTCAGTTCATGTGGAACTGGATGATCTCGAAATTGAACTTTGTACAATAGTGCGAGCATAG
- a CDS encoding IclR family transcriptional regulator encodes MKTATTSVPALERGLDVLEALSQVSEGLGISELAARLSLNKNAVFRITHTLTDRQYLERDPLTKRFRLSTKFLALGLPQVGDVSLVEEALPLMRELRDETRETIQLGIRVGDEGVIIEQVSGLHPLRIAVDVGLRFPLHNNAPGKVLLAFQDPQDVETTIERIPLTEDTPRTITDPDELKTECERICSRGYATDFAEADEGIHCVASPILDKEEKLLAVVWVSAPSKRMPKSLFASVGKQVLQCAEEIAGRLNR; translated from the coding sequence ATGAAAACCGCCACGACGAGTGTTCCTGCGCTGGAGCGGGGATTGGATGTGCTGGAAGCGTTGAGCCAGGTTTCGGAAGGTCTGGGCATCAGTGAGCTGGCGGCGCGACTGTCGCTGAATAAAAACGCGGTCTTTCGGATTACGCATACGCTAACCGATCGTCAGTACCTGGAGCGTGACCCGCTGACCAAGCGCTTTCGGCTGTCGACCAAGTTTCTGGCATTAGGGCTGCCTCAGGTAGGGGATGTGAGCCTGGTCGAAGAAGCCCTGCCGCTGATGCGGGAACTGCGTGACGAGACGCGGGAAACCATCCAACTCGGAATCCGCGTGGGGGATGAAGGCGTGATCATCGAACAGGTGAGCGGCCTGCATCCGCTGAGAATTGCCGTCGATGTAGGGCTCCGCTTTCCCTTGCATAATAACGCCCCCGGCAAGGTACTACTGGCATTCCAGGATCCTCAAGATGTTGAAACGACGATTGAACGGATTCCCTTAACAGAAGACACGCCACGTACGATTACTGATCCTGATGAGTTGAAAACGGAATGCGAGCGAATTTGCAGCCGAGGCTACGCGACCGATTTTGCCGAAGCCGATGAAGGCATTCACTGTGTTGCCTCGCCCATTCTGGATAAAGAAGAAAAGTTGCTCGCCGTGGTCTGGGTTTCGGCTCCGTCGAAACGAATGCCTAAAAGTCTGTTCGCCAGTGTGGGAAAACAGGTATTGCAGTGTGCTGAAGAGATTGCCGGGAGGCTCAACCGATGA
- a CDS encoding PSD1 and planctomycete cytochrome C domain-containing protein — translation MKGIRTALFLLMIILHGGLALADENAFFRDSVEPLLKKHCYECHSHSAGVMEGELTLDWQSGWKKGGSRGAAVVPGDPEGSLLIKAIRHSDPDLKMPDEKLSEKEIAILVEWVKKGAHDPRTAKPVVDLANATDWWSLKPLVRPRLPGDGTGNPIDAFIHARLKLEGLTPSPEADRRTLIRRLMYDLHGLHPTYETVSAFMADQSPNAYERLVDQLLNSPRYGERWARHWLDTVHYADTHGFEHDVFRPHAWRYRDYVIERFNQDIPWAQFIREQLAADHFFPKSSQLTVALGFLGAGPYDSSAAATAPKSFEYLDRDDLVTQTMGAFTSTTANCARCHTHKFDPITQADYFSLQAVFAGIGKGDVPYDADQAVADQRAHWQSVKVAAQQKNAGLLLKPDNLKLVAEWEQSRGPKPHWLPLEPDVFVSTNGATLKRQPDASVLSTGQPPDQETIVVTASTTLSTITAVRLDLLTDDSLPHKGPGRAHNGNLHLSEFELRLFPPHAEEGQVVPIRQATADFNQAGWTIQHALDGNPKTAWGIYPSVGVGHYAVFELKSPLSFEPGSRLAVTLKQIHGGAHIIGRFKLTATDAPKLNVIALPAEVETVLSVPAEQRTPEQQTLLAATVLEHRADQELQKLPPKVHVYAAASAAANEGGKKTFPGLREVRILSRGDLEKPREVVGPGALTALSPLPGRFDLPPGHSESARRAALADWLADPKNPLTWRSIANRVWHYHFGKGLCDTPNDFGRMGGTPSHPELLDWLACELRDHNGSLKHIHRLICNSKTYRQSSAYQPQLVKIDPENRLLARMSRQRLDAGSFRDAVVQASGKLDLTMGGPGVEYFTKTPGPQATPVLHYDKFDLDSPGAYRRSIYRVVWRGIADPLMDALDFPDLGLLAPVRGFSASPLQSLVLFNNRFVLHHAQKMAERAEKSADNVPDQVKHIVLWTWLREPTPAELKSMTKLANEHGLATVCRLVLNSNEFLFVE, via the coding sequence ATGAAGGGAATCCGCACCGCTTTGTTTTTGTTAATGATAATACTACATGGTGGACTTGCGCTGGCGGATGAAAACGCCTTCTTTCGTGATTCCGTTGAACCCCTGCTGAAGAAACATTGTTATGAATGTCATTCTCATTCAGCGGGCGTCATGGAAGGGGAGCTGACCCTGGACTGGCAGAGCGGGTGGAAGAAAGGGGGAAGCCGTGGTGCCGCGGTCGTACCCGGTGATCCTGAAGGCAGTCTGCTGATTAAAGCGATACGGCACAGCGATCCCGATTTAAAAATGCCGGACGAAAAGCTGTCTGAAAAGGAAATTGCGATTCTTGTTGAGTGGGTGAAAAAGGGGGCACACGATCCTCGAACCGCAAAACCAGTCGTTGATCTCGCGAATGCCACTGATTGGTGGTCTCTCAAACCGCTGGTCCGTCCTCGTCTTCCTGGCGATGGGACAGGGAACCCGATAGACGCCTTTATTCACGCTCGTTTGAAACTGGAAGGCTTAACTCCCTCGCCAGAAGCGGATCGGCGCACACTGATCCGTCGTCTGATGTATGATTTACACGGACTGCATCCCACTTATGAAACAGTATCGGCGTTCATGGCCGATCAAAGTCCGAACGCTTATGAGCGTCTGGTCGACCAACTTTTAAACTCGCCACGGTACGGTGAGCGCTGGGCGCGGCACTGGCTTGATACCGTGCATTATGCCGACACGCATGGATTCGAACATGATGTCTTTCGCCCCCATGCCTGGCGGTATCGAGACTATGTCATTGAGCGATTCAATCAGGATATTCCTTGGGCACAGTTCATTCGAGAACAACTGGCGGCTGACCACTTCTTTCCGAAGTCTTCCCAGTTGACAGTGGCACTGGGTTTTCTCGGAGCAGGTCCCTACGATTCCAGTGCCGCCGCGACGGCTCCGAAATCGTTTGAATACCTGGATCGGGATGATCTAGTGACGCAGACGATGGGGGCCTTCACCAGTACCACTGCAAATTGCGCCCGCTGTCATACGCATAAGTTTGATCCGATTACACAAGCCGACTATTTCTCGCTACAGGCGGTGTTTGCCGGGATTGGCAAAGGAGATGTCCCGTATGATGCCGATCAGGCAGTCGCAGACCAGCGCGCACATTGGCAGTCGGTTAAAGTTGCCGCACAGCAGAAGAATGCAGGTCTGCTTTTAAAGCCGGACAACCTGAAGCTGGTCGCAGAATGGGAACAATCGCGTGGTCCGAAACCGCACTGGTTGCCTCTGGAACCGGACGTTTTTGTTTCGACCAATGGCGCGACACTGAAACGCCAGCCTGATGCCTCTGTGCTTTCGACAGGACAACCTCCTGATCAGGAAACGATTGTTGTGACCGCGAGTACGACGCTCTCGACGATCACTGCAGTTCGACTTGATCTACTGACCGATGATTCATTACCGCACAAAGGACCGGGGCGGGCACACAACGGGAACCTGCATCTGAGTGAATTCGAACTGCGTCTCTTTCCCCCTCATGCCGAGGAAGGGCAAGTGGTGCCGATTCGTCAGGCGACGGCTGACTTCAACCAGGCAGGCTGGACGATTCAGCATGCCCTCGATGGGAACCCGAAAACCGCCTGGGGCATCTATCCGAGTGTGGGAGTCGGTCACTACGCCGTGTTTGAATTAAAAAGTCCGCTCAGTTTTGAACCGGGCTCCCGTCTGGCGGTGACTTTGAAGCAGATTCATGGCGGCGCACATATTATTGGCCGTTTCAAGTTGACAGCGACCGATGCACCCAAGTTGAACGTCATCGCTCTACCGGCAGAAGTCGAAACGGTGTTGAGTGTGCCAGCAGAACAGCGAACGCCCGAACAACAGACGTTGCTGGCGGCTACTGTGCTGGAGCATCGTGCCGATCAGGAATTGCAAAAACTACCACCCAAAGTTCATGTCTACGCGGCTGCTTCTGCTGCTGCTAATGAGGGGGGGAAGAAAACATTTCCTGGCCTGCGCGAGGTTCGTATCTTATCACGCGGCGATCTCGAAAAACCCCGTGAGGTGGTTGGCCCGGGTGCGTTAACGGCTTTATCCCCTTTACCGGGCCGATTTGATTTGCCGCCCGGTCATTCCGAGTCGGCACGTCGCGCAGCACTCGCTGACTGGCTCGCTGATCCAAAGAATCCACTCACCTGGCGGAGCATTGCGAATCGTGTCTGGCATTATCATTTTGGTAAAGGCTTGTGTGATACGCCGAATGATTTCGGACGTATGGGGGGCACGCCGTCTCATCCCGAGTTGCTCGACTGGCTGGCCTGCGAATTGCGAGACCATAATGGTTCGCTCAAGCACATTCATCGATTGATCTGTAACAGCAAAACGTATCGGCAGTCTTCGGCCTATCAACCCCAGTTAGTTAAAATTGATCCGGAAAATCGTCTGTTGGCCCGCATGTCGCGGCAGCGGCTGGATGCCGGAAGTTTCAGAGATGCCGTCGTACAGGCCAGTGGGAAGCTCGATTTGACAATGGGCGGGCCGGGAGTCGAATATTTTACGAAAACACCCGGTCCCCAGGCGACGCCGGTACTGCACTATGATAAGTTCGATCTCGACAGCCCGGGGGCCTACCGGCGGAGTATTTATCGCGTCGTCTGGCGCGGGATTGCTGACCCGTTGATGGATGCGCTGGATTTCCCTGATCTCGGATTGCTGGCTCCCGTGCGCGGGTTTTCAGCGTCGCCGTTGCAATCGCTGGTGCTATTCAATAATCGGTTTGTTTTGCATCATGCACAGAAAATGGCGGAACGGGCAGAGAAGTCTGCCGACAACGTGCCTGATCAGGTGAAGCATATCGTATTGTGGACGTGGCTGCGCGAGCCGACGCCTGCAGAGTTGAAATCAATGACGAAGTTAGCAAACGAGCATGGTCTGGCGACGGTCTGTCGTCTGGTATTAAACAGCAATGAGTTTCTTTTTGTTGAATAA
- a CDS encoding ankyrin repeat domain-containing protein, with translation MCVPGKRVGLLSAVLTLCFLASPHAVILAQESKDAASEPVPGEELPDLEARLRAVQGMEKQAGEDQLSLHQLVQQRKYAAVIGRIRAGADLNALDDQGQAPLHIAIAGHQLTMSLILVNNGADIHKENQQNQTPLDLVKQEYDQQSAEEMTSMLEKRYALVKAGKHKVPRPERNRSISVWLEPLKVHHAQLKKIDERFRILGAMQTPPPKKDVKQQGELLVAAAQAACAYLDKYSNTNRGPRRGLFEERELVREMRAMLERSTIILQQLSQLQMPQDKDAGYAARSRSVAHEAVLFYLKQEVEEKLDQEGLGAFIKPEHLQMFRDRSTQQIEKSMKGYLDQQLQQVIGIRLNDMKSLQAAARAKVRNEIKAQVAKLVMNISSYHLVIRFAQDVVLELLEEKLWPKIREELRPKGNLEARTRASVATLEKSYEELSELSSQDPSALDLREASKVLRRAEGRQKAMKYLLKDAKKAKRQDLLDELAVSQNMLIQRYNMVSYQFMLREENQVAKQVKDENTIMKGLLEVARYLVGHISDSNLVLLGVDSPQTRSSFAIYPTVMEFDRKGYQRKQLSRPDIVVKKKRFYKVWEKEYVVRSRLKGRTLYSYRFWRPSRGGDMMSRIGNDSWLCGMAPGTHVVQARVVTLDGEIYDFEYEIEVRPLSQRDQDSINYAYRGVKRERANFTRADSTEKKARGAGDYSGALTAFMSTLMSYGGEKSCDVQRFLDECNAVASFMLKGEPDEGRTLEVQYIKTMAAMCQICSEQGTPESFEKAKQYTAQAEKVQARPGLRKTRYMADCYDALKDMSVTIFNDVAEGRKYHEKDIQARLKSGLKLLDIDWLRSEFPKQIKVPEKTKEVTSKE, from the coding sequence ATGTGTGTACCGGGTAAGCGCGTTGGTCTTCTTTCTGCCGTTCTGACGCTCTGTTTTCTTGCTTCACCGCATGCAGTCATCCTGGCCCAGGAATCGAAGGACGCCGCATCTGAACCGGTACCGGGAGAGGAATTGCCCGACCTGGAAGCACGACTGCGTGCCGTCCAAGGGATGGAGAAACAAGCGGGCGAAGATCAATTGAGTCTGCATCAGTTGGTCCAGCAACGAAAGTATGCGGCGGTTATTGGGCGGATCCGGGCCGGCGCCGATTTGAATGCGCTGGATGATCAAGGGCAGGCTCCTTTGCACATTGCGATTGCGGGACATCAACTAACGATGTCGTTGATTCTGGTTAATAACGGGGCCGATATCCATAAGGAGAATCAGCAGAATCAGACGCCCCTGGATCTGGTGAAACAGGAATATGATCAGCAGAGTGCCGAGGAGATGACTTCGATGCTCGAAAAACGGTATGCGCTGGTGAAAGCAGGGAAACATAAAGTCCCGCGGCCAGAGCGAAACCGCTCAATTTCGGTCTGGCTGGAACCGTTGAAAGTGCATCACGCGCAACTTAAGAAAATCGATGAACGGTTCCGGATTCTGGGCGCAATGCAGACTCCCCCTCCGAAAAAAGATGTAAAACAACAGGGGGAACTGCTGGTCGCTGCAGCGCAAGCTGCCTGTGCTTACTTGGACAAATATTCGAATACGAATCGGGGGCCGCGACGCGGTCTGTTTGAAGAACGGGAACTGGTGCGCGAGATGCGTGCGATGCTGGAACGTTCGACCATTATCCTGCAGCAGCTTTCACAGTTGCAGATGCCTCAGGATAAAGATGCGGGATATGCGGCCCGTTCCCGGAGTGTTGCCCATGAGGCGGTGTTATTTTATCTGAAACAGGAAGTGGAAGAGAAACTCGACCAGGAAGGGTTGGGGGCGTTCATCAAACCAGAACATCTGCAGATGTTTCGAGATCGCTCTACCCAACAGATCGAGAAATCGATGAAGGGTTATCTCGATCAGCAATTGCAGCAGGTCATTGGCATTCGGCTCAATGATATGAAGTCGCTTCAGGCGGCCGCACGGGCCAAGGTGCGGAATGAGATTAAAGCCCAGGTGGCCAAACTGGTCATGAATATTTCCAGCTATCATTTGGTGATCCGTTTTGCGCAGGACGTGGTGCTGGAGTTACTGGAAGAAAAATTGTGGCCGAAGATTCGCGAGGAGTTGCGACCGAAAGGGAATCTCGAAGCTCGTACGAGGGCTTCAGTGGCGACGTTGGAAAAGTCCTACGAAGAACTGTCAGAATTAAGCAGCCAGGATCCTTCCGCGCTGGATCTGCGCGAAGCATCTAAAGTCCTCCGCCGGGCCGAGGGACGGCAGAAGGCGATGAAGTATCTGTTGAAAGATGCCAAAAAAGCGAAACGTCAGGATCTGCTGGACGAGCTGGCGGTATCACAGAATATGTTAATTCAGCGTTACAATATGGTGAGCTACCAGTTCATGCTCCGGGAAGAGAACCAGGTTGCTAAGCAGGTGAAAGACGAAAATACAATCATGAAAGGCCTGCTGGAAGTGGCCCGCTATCTGGTGGGGCATATTTCCGATTCGAATCTGGTGCTGCTGGGGGTCGATTCTCCTCAAACGCGGTCCTCTTTTGCCATTTATCCTACTGTTATGGAATTCGATCGCAAAGGTTATCAGCGTAAACAATTGAGCCGACCGGACATCGTTGTAAAAAAGAAGCGGTTCTATAAGGTCTGGGAAAAAGAATATGTCGTGCGGAGCAGACTGAAAGGCCGCACGCTTTACAGCTACCGTTTCTGGAGACCATCCCGTGGCGGGGATATGATGTCGCGAATCGGGAACGATTCCTGGTTATGCGGCATGGCGCCCGGCACCCATGTCGTGCAGGCGCGTGTGGTGACGCTGGACGGGGAAATCTACGACTTTGAATATGAAATAGAAGTCCGACCGCTTTCACAACGCGATCAGGATTCAATCAATTATGCTTACAGGGGAGTCAAACGGGAACGCGCCAACTTTACCCGCGCAGATTCGACTGAGAAAAAAGCCCGGGGCGCCGGCGATTACAGCGGTGCGCTGACTGCGTTCATGTCTACATTAATGAGTTATGGGGGTGAAAAGAGCTGTGACGTACAGCGTTTTCTGGATGAATGCAATGCCGTCGCCTCCTTTATGCTGAAGGGAGAACCGGATGAAGGGCGGACGTTAGAAGTCCAATACATCAAAACCATGGCAGCCATGTGCCAGATCTGCAGTGAGCAGGGAACGCCGGAATCTTTCGAAAAAGCCAAACAGTATACCGCCCAGGCCGAGAAGGTGCAGGCCCGCCCTGGACTCAGAAAAACCAGATACATGGCCGACTGCTACGATGCATTGAAAGATATGTCGGTGACGATCTTCAATGATGTTGCAGAGGGACGCAAATACCACGAGAAAGATATCCAGGCACGATTGAAATCAGGGCTCAAGCTGTTGGACATTGACTGGTTACGCAGTGAGTTTCCGAAGCAGATTAAAGTGCCTGAGAAAACAAAGGAAGTCACGTCGAAAGAGTGA
- a CDS encoding DUF1501 domain-containing protein has protein sequence MNLPISRRELLTRSGGSFGAAALACWLGQASNAAPSADLNGGLHHRAKAKRVIQLFMNGGASPMDTFDYKPELVRLHGQKLGPKEKPEGFTAAAGAVMKSPFEFKQYGETGRWVSSVFPHQAEIVDELAFLMAMTTKTNVHGPASYMMNTGFMLPGFPCLGAWISYALGNLADNLPTFVVLPDTRGLPYNQKGNFSCGFLPAKHQGTLVNATSKTPIPNLFADPQYAFASGKADKDTFALLQQLNRKHAEPRPDDSRLEARIAAGELAAKMQLSAPEAFDLSRETKETHAAYGLDQKVTEDFGRRVLLARRLLERGTRFVQVWSGPQGAVNNWDNHGNIKTELPAIASSADQPIAALFRDLKARGLLEDTLVIWTTEFGRTPFAQGSEGRDHNRGTFVTWLAGAGVKAGATHGKSDDLGYQTAEGKTYCYDLHATILHLLGIDHTRLTFRTAGIDRRLTDVHGHVVHDILA, from the coding sequence ATGAATCTTCCCATTTCAAGGCGTGAATTGCTGACTCGTTCCGGAGGCAGCTTCGGGGCGGCCGCATTGGCGTGCTGGTTAGGGCAAGCATCGAATGCAGCGCCGTCTGCTGATTTGAACGGGGGCCTGCATCATCGTGCGAAAGCGAAGCGGGTCATTCAGTTGTTCATGAACGGCGGAGCCAGCCCGATGGACACGTTCGACTATAAGCCGGAACTGGTGCGGCTGCACGGTCAGAAGCTGGGACCTAAAGAAAAACCAGAAGGCTTTACAGCTGCCGCGGGGGCGGTGATGAAAAGTCCCTTTGAATTCAAACAGTATGGCGAAACGGGGCGCTGGGTCAGTTCGGTTTTTCCGCATCAGGCTGAGATTGTTGACGAACTGGCGTTTCTGATGGCGATGACGACCAAGACCAACGTGCATGGTCCGGCGAGTTACATGATGAATACCGGGTTTATGTTGCCCGGTTTTCCCTGTCTGGGGGCCTGGATTTCTTATGCTCTGGGTAATCTGGCGGATAATCTGCCCACATTTGTCGTGCTGCCGGATACGCGGGGGCTGCCTTATAATCAGAAAGGAAACTTCAGTTGTGGTTTTCTGCCGGCCAAACATCAGGGAACGCTGGTTAACGCGACAAGTAAGACGCCGATTCCCAATCTGTTCGCCGATCCGCAGTATGCGTTTGCCAGTGGCAAAGCGGACAAAGATACGTTTGCGTTGTTGCAACAGTTAAATCGAAAGCATGCTGAGCCGCGACCCGATGATTCTCGGCTCGAAGCCCGCATTGCCGCCGGAGAGTTGGCAGCGAAAATGCAGTTGAGTGCACCGGAAGCCTTTGATTTGTCTCGTGAGACGAAAGAGACGCACGCAGCTTACGGCTTGGATCAGAAGGTGACGGAAGATTTTGGCAGACGTGTGTTACTGGCGCGACGGCTGCTGGAACGGGGAACGCGGTTCGTGCAGGTCTGGAGTGGTCCCCAGGGGGCCGTCAATAACTGGGACAATCACGGCAATATTAAAACCGAGTTGCCCGCCATCGCGAGCAGCGCCGATCAACCGATTGCCGCACTGTTCCGCGATTTGAAAGCCCGCGGGCTGCTGGAAGATACGCTCGTGATCTGGACGACCGAATTTGGACGCACGCCGTTCGCACAAGGGAGTGAAGGCCGCGATCACAATCGGGGAACCTTCGTCACCTGGCTGGCCGGCGCAGGAGTGAAAGCGGGCGCCACACACGGCAAAAGTGACGATCTGGGCTACCAGACGGCGGAAGGAAAGACATATTGCTATGATCTGCATGCGACGATTCTGCATTTGTTGGGCATCGATCACACTCGGTTGACCTTTCGTACCGCCGGCATCGATCGCAGGCTGACTGACGTGCATGGTCATGTCGTGCATGACATTTTAGCTTGA
- the eutB gene encoding ethanolamine ammonia-lyase subunit EutB: MLGAPFALTLSFTQAKRMAARETTDAGVSIPEIQEGEDLFAYIERVKGAFDPILYRQILGAANEFKEGDQMIGVAAVDQRSRDNARQLIERTRIQDLNVNPVFEDELHQLIVQGQSSEAHDRAAKLTVGELKQLLLTQNEAAIKAVAPGLSSDVIGCVVKLMSQQELIAVGAKVFNPLPGSQIGAKDYLGARIQPNSPTDNPDDIFWQVLDGWSYAVGDVVLGTNPVSSEPESVRAVELVLRDLLVTFGVEDVMPHCVLSHIDVQAEVERQSPGSTALWFQSIAGSDDANKTFDISLKKMRDYARSRTGKYGLYFETGQGADFTNGHSHGFDMVLHESRKYGFARALTHEVAAAQKAAGKTPAPWVHLNDVAGFIGPEVFRTREQLVRCCLEDIVMGKLHGLTIGLDVCSTLHMDVSLDDLDWCLDQIMPANPAYLMALPTKIDPMLGYLTTGFQDHVRIREKFGTRVNDAMWAFFQKLAVIDADGKPTQHFGDPTWVYLQYRRKKGDTRSDAAIIKAGRQQLAEIRKRGVFIAEGFGQKPSELNPALKIEIDQIYQDAKKSIWAELSPTFVAGVPSVVPVKTQSNDRLEYILHPTTGELLSNESQTAVQQLRQQYGDKYNVQIVISDGLNALSIMDEGQLEPFLKELRSQLQTAGFRPAEQNIVVRSGRVRAGYRIGETLFGGLVDNRAILHIIGERPGTGHHTFSVYMTSPPGSVWGQAGQVDHNITRVVSGIATTALKPTHAAQDTVRILQQMNLG; the protein is encoded by the coding sequence ATGCTGGGAGCCCCGTTCGCTCTGACACTCTCGTTCACGCAGGCAAAACGGATGGCAGCCAGGGAAACAACTGACGCAGGCGTTTCGATTCCAGAGATTCAGGAGGGGGAAGATCTCTTCGCGTACATCGAGCGCGTCAAAGGAGCATTCGATCCCATACTGTATCGGCAGATCCTTGGTGCAGCGAATGAATTCAAGGAAGGCGATCAGATGATCGGCGTGGCGGCCGTCGATCAGCGCTCTCGAGACAACGCCCGGCAACTGATTGAACGGACCCGGATTCAAGATCTGAATGTGAATCCTGTTTTTGAGGACGAACTGCATCAATTGATTGTGCAGGGACAGTCATCCGAGGCACATGATCGTGCTGCGAAACTGACGGTCGGCGAATTGAAACAGTTGCTGCTCACGCAAAATGAAGCGGCCATCAAAGCGGTGGCACCAGGGCTTTCCAGTGATGTCATCGGCTGTGTCGTCAAGTTGATGAGTCAACAGGAATTGATTGCCGTGGGCGCGAAAGTCTTTAATCCGCTGCCCGGCAGCCAGATCGGAGCAAAAGACTATCTGGGAGCACGGATTCAACCCAACTCACCCACTGACAATCCGGACGATATTTTCTGGCAGGTTCTGGACGGCTGGTCTTATGCAGTGGGTGATGTCGTGCTGGGGACAAATCCGGTTTCCAGTGAGCCCGAATCGGTGCGGGCGGTGGAACTGGTTCTGCGTGATCTGCTGGTCACGTTTGGGGTTGAGGATGTGATGCCGCACTGTGTGTTATCGCATATTGATGTGCAGGCAGAGGTGGAACGACAGAGTCCGGGGAGTACTGCCCTCTGGTTTCAAAGTATCGCCGGCAGTGATGACGCCAATAAGACGTTCGACATCAGTCTGAAAAAGATGCGCGACTATGCCCGCTCGCGGACGGGGAAATATGGTTTATATTTCGAAACCGGGCAGGGAGCCGACTTCACCAACGGACACAGTCACGGTTTTGATATGGTGCTGCACGAGTCGCGGAAATACGGTTTTGCCCGTGCATTGACCCACGAAGTTGCTGCGGCTCAAAAAGCAGCAGGCAAAACACCGGCCCCCTGGGTGCACTTGAATGATGTGGCCGGGTTCATCGGGCCGGAAGTTTTTCGGACGCGTGAGCAGTTAGTGCGCTGTTGTCTGGAAGACATCGTGATGGGTAAACTGCATGGCTTGACGATTGGCCTGGATGTCTGTTCGACGCTGCATATGGACGTGTCGCTGGATGACCTGGACTGGTGCCTGGATCAGATCATGCCCGCCAATCCCGCCTATCTGATGGCACTACCGACGAAGATTGACCCGATGCTCGGTTATCTCACCACGGGATTTCAGGATCATGTGCGGATTCGTGAGAAATTCGGCACGCGCGTGAACGATGCGATGTGGGCCTTCTTTCAAAAGCTGGCTGTGATCGACGCCGACGGCAAACCGACGCAGCATTTCGGCGACCCGACGTGGGTTTATCTGCAGTATCGTCGCAAGAAGGGGGATACACGGAGTGACGCCGCGATAATCAAAGCGGGCCGTCAGCAGTTAGCAGAGATCCGCAAGCGGGGCGTGTTCATCGCGGAAGGATTTGGACAGAAACCTTCTGAGTTGAATCCGGCATTGAAAATCGAGATCGACCAGATTTATCAGGACGCCAAAAAAAGTATCTGGGCCGAGCTGAGTCCCACCTTTGTCGCTGGCGTGCCGAGTGTGGTTCCCGTCAAGACACAGTCCAACGACCGGCTGGAATACATTCTGCATCCCACCACGGGTGAGCTGCTTTCGAACGAATCTCAGACCGCGGTTCAACAACTGCGACAACAGTACGGCGACAAGTATAACGTACAGATCGTGATCTCCGACGGCTTGAATGCGCTGTCAATCATGGATGAAGGGCAGCTGGAACCATTTCTGAAAGAACTCCGATCTCAGTTGCAGACGGCCGGTTTTCGGCCAGCGGAGCAGAATATCGTCGTTCGGTCGGGGCGTGTCCGCGCCGGCTATCGGATTGGCGAAACGTTGTTCGGAGGTCTTGTGGACAACCGGGCGATTCTGCACATCATCGGCGAACGCCCCGGCACAGGACATCATACCTTCTCGGTCTACATGACTTCTCCCCCGGGATCAGTCTGGGGACAAGCGGGGCAGGTGGATCACAACATCACCCGCGTCGTCTCCGGCATCGCAACAACGGCCCTCAAACCCACCCACGCCGCCCAGGATACTGTGCGGATTTTGCAGCAGATGAATCTGGGGTGA